In Gammaproteobacteria bacterium (ex Lamellibrachia satsuma), a single genomic region encodes these proteins:
- the yajC gene encoding preprotein translocase subunit YajC, with the protein MSFFISDAFAEGAAASPDALTGLLPLVLFGVVLYFLMIRPQVKRQKEHKKMVETLGKGDEVATAGGIVGKITKMGDNFITVEIAEGVEVKFRRAAVESVMPKGSLKDM; encoded by the coding sequence ATGAGCTTTTTTATTTCCGACGCCTTTGCTGAAGGGGCCGCCGCCTCGCCGGATGCCTTGACCGGGCTGTTGCCGCTGGTACTGTTTGGTGTTGTCCTCTACTTTTTGATGATTCGCCCGCAGGTGAAGCGTCAGAAAGAGCACAAGAAGATGGTCGAGACGCTGGGCAAAGGTGATGAAGTGGCCACCGCCGGTGGCATCGTCGGCAAGATCACCAAGATGGGTGACAACTTCATCACGGTGGAGATTGCCGAGGGCGTAGAGGTCAAATTCCGCCGAGCAGCAGTGGAATCCGTGATGCCCAAGGGGTCACTGAAGGACATGTAA
- the tgt gene encoding tRNA guanosine(34) transglycosylase Tgt translates to MQFETFHSDGAARRGRLTFSRGTVETPAFMPVGTYGTVKAMTPEELTGMGAEIILGNTFHLLLRPGTDVIRAHGDLHDFTHWEGPILTDSGGFQVFSLGKMRKITEKGVAFRSPVNGSKVFMGPEESMQIQRELGSDIVMIFDECTPYPATEEEARVSMELSLRWAGRSRIAHGDNPSALFGIVQGGVFEHLREASLNGLTDIGFDGYAVGGLSVGEPPEDRWRVLDFLSDKLPQDKPHYLMGVGTPEDIVEAVRWGIDMFDCVMPTRNARNGHLFTHQGVVRIRNAVHEYDNGPVDPLCDCYTCKNYSRAYLRHLEKCNEILGARLNTIHNLFYYQTLMRDLRDAIEAGQLERFVSDFYALRSGG, encoded by the coding sequence ATGCAGTTTGAAACCTTTCACTCCGATGGAGCAGCCAGACGCGGACGTCTCACCTTTTCCCGAGGTACGGTAGAGACCCCTGCATTCATGCCTGTCGGCACCTATGGCACCGTCAAGGCGATGACCCCCGAAGAGTTGACCGGAATGGGGGCTGAGATCATCCTCGGCAATACGTTTCATCTTTTGTTGCGGCCGGGCACCGATGTCATCAGAGCCCATGGTGATCTGCACGACTTCACTCATTGGGAGGGTCCCATTCTCACCGACTCCGGTGGGTTTCAGGTTTTCAGCCTGGGCAAGATGAGGAAGATTACCGAAAAGGGGGTGGCTTTCCGTTCGCCGGTCAACGGCAGCAAGGTCTTTATGGGTCCGGAGGAGTCGATGCAGATTCAGCGTGAGCTGGGTTCTGACATCGTCATGATCTTCGATGAATGTACACCCTATCCGGCCACCGAAGAGGAGGCCAGGGTCTCCATGGAACTCTCTCTGCGTTGGGCCGGGCGCAGCCGTATTGCCCATGGCGACAACCCCTCGGCGTTGTTCGGCATCGTGCAGGGTGGGGTATTCGAACATCTGCGGGAGGCATCGCTCAACGGTTTGACCGATATCGGGTTTGACGGATATGCAGTCGGAGGGCTATCGGTGGGAGAGCCGCCGGAAGATCGGTGGCGGGTGCTCGATTTTCTCTCCGACAAATTGCCACAGGATAAGCCCCATTACCTAATGGGTGTGGGGACGCCAGAGGATATCGTGGAGGCGGTACGGTGGGGGATAGACATGTTCGACTGCGTGATGCCGACCCGGAATGCGCGCAACGGCCACCTCTTCACGCATCAGGGTGTGGTGCGGATTCGTAATGCGGTACACGAATATGACAATGGTCCCGTGGATCCTTTATGTGACTGTTATACCTGTAAAAATTATAGTCGTGCCTACCTGCGCCACCTGGAGAAATGTAATGAGATTTTGGGTGCCCGCCTGAATACAATACATAATCTCTTCTACTATCAGACGCTGATGCGGGATCTGCGGGATGCTATTGAAGCGGGGCAGTTGGAGCGTTTTGTCAGCGACTTTTATGCTCTGCGCAGCGGTGGATGA
- the queA gene encoding tRNA preQ1(34) S-adenosylmethionine ribosyltransferase-isomerase QueA: protein MKLSDFSYDLPPELIAQFPEKERRGSRLLTLDGTSGELNDQQFTDLPQMLRKGDLLVFNDTRVMQARLHGFKQSGGKVELLIERVLAPGRALAHVRASKPPKAGSSLYLGERKREVEVVGRQESLFEIDLQDGDFFQLMEEQGHMPLPPYIDRSDGSLDRERYQTVYARRPGAVAAPTAGLHFDLEMLDELGERGVKSAQVTLHVGAGTFQPVRVDNLDEHAMHSEYVEVDETVCQKVRETRANGGRVVAVGTTSVRSLEAASAAGEIAPFSGDTRLFIRPGYHFRSVDGMLTNFHLPESTLLMLVSAFSGYDHVMAAYRHAVSRGYRFFSYGDAMFLTPSLMQQE from the coding sequence ATGAAACTATCCGATTTTTCCTATGATCTTCCTCCAGAGCTGATTGCCCAATTCCCTGAAAAAGAGCGGCGGGGCAGTCGCCTGCTCACCCTGGACGGTACCAGCGGTGAGTTGAATGACCAGCAGTTTACAGATCTGCCGCAGATGTTGCGAAAGGGTGATCTTCTAGTATTCAATGATACCCGTGTGATGCAGGCCCGGCTCCACGGTTTTAAGCAGAGTGGCGGGAAAGTCGAATTGCTTATCGAACGGGTACTTGCGCCGGGCCGGGCGCTGGCCCATGTGCGTGCCAGTAAACCTCCGAAGGCGGGCAGCAGCCTCTATCTTGGGGAGCGGAAAAGAGAGGTGGAGGTAGTTGGGCGTCAGGAGAGTCTGTTTGAGATAGATTTGCAGGATGGCGATTTCTTTCAGCTGATGGAGGAGCAGGGGCATATGCCGTTGCCGCCCTATATCGATCGTTCGGATGGTTCGTTGGACAGGGAGCGGTATCAAACCGTTTATGCTCGTCGTCCTGGTGCCGTTGCCGCCCCCACGGCAGGACTCCATTTTGATCTTGAGATGCTGGATGAGCTGGGAGAAAGAGGGGTGAAAAGTGCACAGGTCACCTTGCATGTCGGTGCCGGAACATTCCAGCCGGTGCGAGTGGACAATCTGGACGAGCACGCAATGCACAGCGAGTATGTGGAAGTGGATGAAACAGTGTGCCAAAAGGTGCGGGAGACGCGCGCCAATGGTGGACGGGTGGTGGCTGTGGGCACCACCAGCGTACGTAGTCTCGAAGCTGCCTCTGCAGCGGGGGAGATAGCGCCCTTTAGCGGCGATACAAGGCTCTTTATCCGTCCCGGTTACCATTTTCGCAGCGTTGATGGGATGCTCACCAATTTCCACCTTCCGGAATCGACTCTGCTGATGCTGGTCTCCGCTTTCTCAGGTTATGATCACGTGATGGCAGCCTATCGCCATGCAGTTTCCAGAGGCTACCGTTTCTTCAGCTATGGGGATGCGATGTTTCTCACGCCGTCGCTCATGCAGCAGGAATAA
- a CDS encoding EAL domain-containing protein, protein MSNRVISINTYATIYIVIAFMSLSFVGGLTYLNIQKMESEFHNSSITIAEKEIEQVIASVTADIQKHAVDLAEWHEVRQQLLNPGFYSDWHERSLRNTGILPEYVLDASIYNSEGKVLGKLDTSILPQTINIERIEPFFRIEEGKPGIFIVAPVRDLENLKTIGYVATLSDFLTGFYSQRHFSQIDPQTLTFISSGHDFLPIAEIKKHIKYTLRSDPYAEELKKVMLQAVGYLIVVSIILTLLVFPQSVWFTGKSIRQLSRHLDFLKRHSAEKIAENLGKHLPIKELDKVRLSLNDYHNQLNSLNTSLDEKNRKLWSLALHDPLTGVKNRRAFDEYWKEVNKLFDIRRNPICLALFDVNHFKAINDTYGHQIGDEVLIAISRSIQKVLRKREYLFRLGGDEFATILFDCTPAIAMRIAERCEEAIADYPFHDFGIKEPVRISIGLALTDSETEEDSPLTSIQWQADIAMYTAKRPATSHIAVFSPEMAEESSGLFSNLTHNAVYDAVTHGTGLNMFYQPIVKLQDGTIQYYEALLRISHGNRWILPSHIFPLIEARRLEIDLDRVVINRVLEDLENNRIPAGTGISINISAPTAINQYLTEWLKDFLPYLKTHKLVIEITETALITQLKTATKNLNALRKMGFQIALDDFGSGYSSLRYLATMPVDIVKFDISLTRNVDNEAQNRIIRHLVQMITESGHQLVAEGIETDEMSQKLTGLGFIFGQGYLFGKPSPPEA, encoded by the coding sequence ATGTCAAACAGAGTCATTTCCATCAACACATATGCAACGATCTATATCGTTATCGCATTTATGTCACTCAGCTTTGTTGGGGGGCTGACCTACCTGAATATTCAGAAAATGGAATCTGAATTTCATAACAGCAGTATCACCATTGCAGAAAAAGAGATCGAGCAGGTTATCGCTTCCGTTACAGCTGATATACAGAAGCACGCAGTAGATTTGGCCGAATGGCATGAGGTTAGGCAGCAGTTACTGAACCCCGGTTTTTATAGTGATTGGCATGAGCGCAGTCTACGGAATACAGGTATTTTACCGGAGTATGTGCTTGACGCCTCGATCTACAACAGCGAGGGGAAAGTATTGGGAAAACTGGATACCTCGATATTACCGCAAACCATAAATATTGAGCGCATTGAACCCTTTTTCCGGATCGAGGAAGGGAAGCCTGGAATATTTATCGTTGCACCTGTCCGTGACCTCGAAAACCTGAAGACGATCGGTTATGTCGCCACTTTAAGCGATTTTCTAACCGGCTTTTATAGCCAAAGACACTTTAGTCAAATAGACCCGCAAACATTAACATTCATATCGTCAGGCCACGATTTTCTCCCGATTGCAGAAATAAAAAAGCATATCAAGTATACATTACGCAGTGATCCATACGCTGAAGAGTTGAAAAAGGTCATGCTACAAGCGGTGGGTTACCTCATTGTTGTCAGCATAATTCTAACGCTCCTGGTCTTCCCGCAAAGTGTCTGGTTTACCGGAAAATCAATTCGTCAACTCTCTCGCCATCTCGATTTTCTCAAACGGCACTCCGCCGAAAAAATTGCTGAAAACCTGGGTAAACATCTGCCCATTAAGGAACTGGATAAAGTCAGGCTTTCCCTGAATGACTATCACAATCAACTCAACAGTCTGAATACCAGTCTGGATGAAAAAAACAGAAAACTCTGGAGCCTCGCTCTTCACGACCCGCTTACCGGCGTAAAAAACAGACGGGCTTTTGACGAATACTGGAAAGAGGTGAACAAACTCTTCGATATCCGCCGCAACCCTATCTGTCTGGCCCTGTTTGATGTCAATCACTTCAAGGCCATCAACGACACATATGGACATCAGATCGGGGATGAGGTGCTTATAGCGATCAGCCGCTCCATACAGAAAGTGTTGCGAAAAAGAGAGTATCTGTTCCGTCTTGGGGGGGATGAGTTCGCTACCATCCTTTTCGACTGCACACCTGCCATCGCAATGCGCATTGCTGAGCGCTGTGAGGAGGCGATCGCCGACTACCCATTCCATGACTTCGGCATCAAAGAGCCTGTGAGAATCAGCATCGGTTTGGCCCTCACCGATAGCGAAACAGAAGAGGATTCACCTTTGACATCGATACAGTGGCAGGCCGATATCGCCATGTACACTGCCAAGCGTCCCGCCACATCCCATATCGCGGTTTTTTCGCCCGAAATGGCAGAAGAATCCAGCGGGCTTTTCTCAAACCTGACTCACAATGCTGTTTACGATGCAGTAACCCATGGCACTGGTTTGAATATGTTCTATCAACCCATCGTCAAACTCCAGGACGGCACCATTCAGTATTATGAGGCGCTACTCAGAATTTCTCATGGAAACAGATGGATACTTCCTTCGCACATCTTTCCTCTGATTGAGGCGCGTCGATTGGAAATCGACCTCGACCGGGTGGTAATCAATCGCGTTCTGGAGGATTTGGAGAACAATCGGATCCCCGCTGGAACCGGCATTTCCATAAACATTTCGGCACCAACTGCCATCAACCAATACCTGACCGAGTGGCTCAAAGACTTCCTACCCTATTTAAAGACACACAAGCTTGTGATTGAGATAACCGAGACGGCCTTGATCACGCAGCTAAAGACAGCGACGAAAAACCTGAACGCACTCAGAAAGATGGGATTCCAGATCGCGCTCGATGACTTTGGCAGTGGCTACTCCTCATTACGCTACCTTGCCACAATGCCGGTGGATATCGTGAAATTCGACATCTCGCTAACCCGGAATGTAGATAATGAAGCGCAAAACCGCATCATCCGTCATCTCGTACAGATGATTACTGAATCCGGCCACCAACTCGTGGCGGAAGGTATCGAAACCGATGAGATGTCGCAAAAACTTACTGGCCTGGGATTCATCTTTGGTCAGGGCTATCTTTTTGGCAAACCATCCCCACCAGAAGCTTGA
- a CDS encoding tyrosine-type recombinase/integrase: MVRRLKPGQKTFRVSDGKGLFLQVEPSGSKYWRMAYRYLDKQKQLALGVYPEITIAEARRLQEAARQQLRDGKDPSLERKRKKAQKLQAASNSFEELALEWHQQRKGDWEPAHAERILNWMKRDLFPDLGRCPVTEITPADVLMTIRKIESRGALDVAKRQRARVSEIYRYAIQTGRAAINPAADLIGVVKSERVRHRPALSREDLGPFLQELDKFEQIKELTRLALKLLIFTFVRPGELRGGKWSEIDFERKEWRIPAERMKMRAEHIVPLSSQAEAILEQLKPLVGNSDYLFPSDRSRKAPMSENALSYAMKRMGYQGRATPHGFRATASTILNETGFKPDVIERQLAHIERNKVRAAYNRAEYLQDRREMMDWWGTFVEAAENGTTVVPIRSVAS, translated from the coding sequence ATGGTCAGACGACTCAAACCCGGCCAAAAGACCTTTCGCGTATCCGACGGCAAGGGACTGTTCCTCCAGGTTGAACCCAGCGGCAGTAAATACTGGCGCATGGCCTACCGCTATCTTGACAAGCAGAAACAACTTGCCCTGGGTGTCTACCCAGAAATCACCATTGCTGAGGCAAGAAGACTACAAGAAGCAGCCAGGCAACAGCTTCGCGATGGCAAAGACCCCTCCCTAGAGCGAAAGCGTAAGAAGGCTCAGAAACTACAGGCCGCGTCCAACTCCTTTGAGGAACTGGCACTGGAATGGCACCAACAGCGCAAGGGGGACTGGGAACCGGCACACGCCGAGCGCATTCTCAACTGGATGAAACGAGACCTCTTCCCTGATCTCGGTCGGTGCCCAGTGACCGAGATCACCCCCGCTGATGTGCTGATGACGATTCGCAAGATCGAGAGTCGTGGCGCTCTGGATGTTGCCAAACGCCAAAGAGCCAGGGTCTCCGAGATCTATCGCTATGCCATACAGACAGGTCGCGCGGCCATCAATCCAGCAGCTGACCTGATCGGGGTTGTGAAATCCGAGCGGGTAAGGCACCGCCCTGCCCTAAGTCGCGAAGACCTTGGTCCATTTCTGCAGGAATTAGACAAATTTGAGCAGATCAAAGAATTGACCCGGCTGGCCCTCAAACTGCTGATATTCACCTTTGTCCGCCCGGGTGAATTACGTGGTGGAAAATGGTCGGAAATCGACTTTGAACGTAAAGAGTGGCGAATCCCCGCCGAACGCATGAAGATGAGGGCAGAGCACATCGTCCCACTGTCATCACAGGCTGAAGCCATTCTTGAACAACTCAAACCACTGGTGGGTAATTCTGATTACCTCTTCCCCAGTGATCGCAGCCGTAAGGCCCCCATGTCAGAGAATGCCCTCAGCTATGCGATGAAACGCATGGGTTATCAGGGCAGGGCAACACCCCACGGGTTCCGCGCCACGGCCTCAACCATTCTCAACGAGACCGGATTCAAACCTGATGTCATTGAACGCCAATTGGCGCATATCGAACGGAATAAAGTCCGGGCTGCCTATAACAGGGCTGAATATCTGCAGGATCGGCGTGAAATGATGGATTGGTGGGGAACGTTTGTCGAGGCGGCAGAAAATGGAACAACAGTAGTACCCATACGAAGCGTAGCCTCATGA
- a CDS encoding DEAD/DEAH box helicase family protein has translation MKLKFKVQTYQTNAVESVVNCFAGQPKSTGMTYRIDPGAEAKVGEHIGSVSGDTGFRNSDIALTQPQLLENIRSVQQHQNVPLSNILVSSKVCPVNLDIEMETGTGKTYCYIKTMFELHERYGWSKFIVVVPSIAIREGVYKSLEITGEHFLEEYGKRARFFIYNSKQLHDVESFSSDSGINVMVINVQAFAARGKDQRRIYEELDDFQSRRPIDVIQKNRPILILDEPQKMEGKKTVASLAEFNPLMILRYSATHKTEHNRIHRLDALDAYNQKLVKKIEVRGINVKGLTATNSYLYLESIEISASKPPVARVEYEVRQKNGIKRITRKLGRNDNLYELSDGLEQYKGFVVADIDAVKDTLSFSNGVQLQSGDATGDVNETTQRRIQIRETIKAHFDKERQLFDQGIKVLSLFFIDEVAKYRQYDETGEVGGEYASMFEEEYKHLLNETLTLEDTPYNRYLKKIDINSTHDGYFSIDKKTKHLVDPKTKARSTETDDVDAYDLILKDKERLLSFDEPVRFIFSHSALREGWDNPNVFVICTLKHSDNTVSRRQEVGRGLRLSVNQHGDRSDQPSTVHQINVLTVVASESYKDFVSALQKDISATLSERPRVADESFFTGKVLQTTGGDVEVTAQMAKQIYRYLLKNDYTDDEDRITQTYHDAKRDEQRAELPGELLLHAEQVFQLIDSIFSDAQLPTIGDARKAKPNPLNSNFHKKEFQALWSRVNRKAVYAVDFDTGELIDKCVVTLDRELKVSPLQYTIISGTQTNTATYDSVKQGQAFQVKESQTESYKASIHAAVRYDLVGKLVQDTLLTRKTVATILQKIHPKTFSQYRINPEDFMLKAARLINEQKATVIVQHLSYNPMNDQHDVDIFTQEKPKDDLSKAFQAKRHIYDYVFTDSKIERQFVEELDISSEVVVYAKLPRSFFIPTPVGDYNPDWAVAFEAGKVKHIYFIAETKGSMSSLELRDIEKCKIECARKFFLIITSDQVKYDVVDSYGKLMELVQ, from the coding sequence ATGAAACTCAAATTTAAGGTTCAAACTTATCAAACAAATGCCGTAGAATCCGTGGTGAACTGCTTCGCCGGGCAACCCAAGAGCACGGGGATGACCTATCGAATCGATCCCGGTGCCGAGGCTAAAGTCGGTGAGCACATCGGCAGCGTGAGCGGAGATACAGGCTTCAGAAACAGCGACATTGCCCTGACTCAGCCACAGTTGCTGGAGAATATTCGCAGTGTGCAGCAGCACCAGAATGTTCCCCTCTCCAATATCCTGGTCAGCAGCAAGGTCTGTCCGGTCAATCTCGACATCGAGATGGAGACCGGCACCGGCAAGACCTACTGCTACATCAAGACCATGTTCGAGCTTCATGAACGCTACGGTTGGAGCAAGTTTATTGTCGTGGTACCCAGTATCGCTATCCGTGAGGGAGTCTACAAATCCCTGGAGATTACCGGCGAGCATTTTCTGGAAGAGTACGGCAAGCGGGCGCGGTTTTTTATCTACAACTCCAAACAGTTGCATGATGTGGAGAGCTTCTCGTCAGACTCCGGTATCAATGTAATGGTCATCAACGTGCAGGCCTTCGCTGCACGGGGTAAGGATCAGCGGCGGATCTATGAGGAGCTGGATGACTTTCAGTCCCGTCGTCCCATCGACGTTATCCAGAAAAACCGTCCCATCCTGATCCTGGATGAGCCCCAGAAGATGGAGGGCAAGAAGACCGTGGCGTCATTGGCGGAGTTCAATCCGCTGATGATACTGCGCTACTCCGCCACCCATAAGACCGAGCACAACCGGATACACAGACTTGATGCCCTGGATGCCTATAACCAGAAGCTGGTGAAGAAGATTGAGGTGCGCGGGATTAATGTCAAAGGGCTGACAGCGACCAACAGTTACCTCTACCTGGAATCGATCGAGATCTCTGCCAGCAAGCCACCGGTTGCGCGGGTTGAATATGAGGTTCGGCAGAAAAACGGTATCAAGCGAATAACCCGCAAGCTGGGCCGCAACGACAATCTCTATGAGTTGTCAGACGGGCTCGAACAGTACAAAGGCTTTGTGGTGGCGGACATCGACGCCGTGAAAGATACCTTGAGCTTCAGTAATGGCGTGCAGCTGCAATCCGGTGATGCTACCGGTGATGTGAATGAGACGACCCAACGACGGATTCAGATCCGCGAAACCATCAAGGCCCATTTCGACAAAGAGCGGCAACTGTTCGACCAGGGGATCAAGGTGCTGTCTCTCTTCTTTATCGACGAGGTAGCCAAGTATCGCCAATATGATGAAACGGGCGAGGTCGGTGGTGAATATGCCAGTATGTTTGAAGAGGAGTACAAGCATCTGCTCAATGAGACCTTGACCCTGGAGGATACGCCCTACAATCGGTATCTCAAGAAGATCGACATCAACAGCACCCACGATGGTTACTTCTCCATCGACAAGAAAACCAAACATCTGGTCGATCCAAAGACGAAAGCCAGATCAACCGAAACCGATGATGTGGATGCCTATGACCTGATCCTGAAGGATAAGGAGCGGCTGCTGTCGTTTGATGAGCCGGTGCGCTTTATCTTTTCTCACTCTGCGCTGCGAGAAGGCTGGGACAACCCCAATGTGTTTGTGATCTGCACCCTGAAACACAGTGACAATACAGTCTCACGCCGCCAGGAGGTGGGACGCGGACTACGCCTCTCGGTGAATCAGCACGGCGATAGATCAGACCAGCCATCCACAGTCCACCAGATCAATGTACTTACCGTGGTGGCCAGCGAAAGTTACAAGGATTTTGTCTCAGCTCTGCAAAAAGACATCAGTGCAACCCTGTCTGAGAGGCCAAGAGTGGCCGACGAGTCATTCTTTACCGGTAAAGTGCTACAGACAACAGGTGGCGATGTGGAAGTCACGGCCCAGATGGCCAAACAGATCTACCGCTATCTGCTGAAGAATGACTACACGGACGATGAGGATCGAATCACCCAGACCTATCACGATGCAAAGCGGGATGAACAACGAGCGGAACTACCGGGCGAGTTGCTGCTGCACGCCGAGCAGGTTTTTCAGCTGATCGACAGCATCTTCAGTGATGCCCAGCTACCCACCATTGGTGATGCACGCAAGGCCAAGCCGAATCCGCTCAATAGCAACTTCCACAAAAAAGAGTTCCAGGCGCTTTGGAGTCGGGTCAATAGAAAGGCCGTCTACGCTGTTGATTTCGATACCGGAGAATTGATCGATAAATGCGTGGTTACACTGGATCGTGAACTGAAAGTGAGTCCGTTGCAGTACACCATCATCAGCGGCACGCAGACAAATACGGCAACCTACGACTCCGTAAAGCAGGGACAAGCATTCCAGGTTAAAGAGAGTCAGACTGAGAGCTACAAGGCATCTATCCATGCGGCAGTCAGATACGATCTGGTTGGTAAGTTGGTACAAGATACCCTGCTGACCCGAAAAACTGTTGCAACTATTCTCCAGAAAATTCACCCAAAAACCTTCAGTCAATATCGGATCAATCCAGAAGACTTTATGCTCAAGGCTGCTAGGTTGATCAATGAGCAGAAAGCTACTGTCATCGTGCAGCACCTCAGCTATAACCCGATGAATGATCAGCATGATGTGGACATCTTTACCCAGGAGAAGCCTAAAGATGATCTCAGCAAGGCGTTTCAGGCCAAACGCCATATCTACGATTATGTGTTTACTGACTCTAAAATAGAACGTCAATTTGTTGAAGAACTGGACATCAGTTCAGAGGTGGTGGTCTATGCAAAACTGCCGCGTAGTTTCTTTATCCCTACACCCGTAGGTGATTACAACCCGGATTGGGCGGTAGCTTTCGAAGCAGGAAAGGTCAAACACATCTATTTCATCGCCGAGACCAAGGGCTCAATGTCCTCGCTGGAGCTGCGCGATATTGAAAAGTGCAAGATCGAGTGCGCCAGGAAATTCTTTTTAATAATTACATCTGATCAGGTGAAATATGATGTGGTTGATAGTTATGGGAAGTTGATGGAGTTGGTGCAGTAA
- a CDS encoding transcriptional regulator, giving the protein MDQSELQVLLDSLIATWENEVVEFKQAGKDYSTSDIGKYFSALANEANLRGLERAWLVFGVNNKTRTVAGTDYRPEPDRLQSLKMQIAENAEPSMTFRTIHELQHPDGRVILLEIPAAPRGMPVAWKGHYYARAGESLTNLTLDKLDEMRQQTMAMDWSAQVVDTSFDHLDEQAVQIARDSFARKYANRFPEEEVMDWPLSTFLDRAHLAQDGKLTRTALLLLGKPEAAYLLSPHPAQMTWKLEGVDRAYEHFGPPFLLNTSTLYQKIRNIQVRLLPDDALLAIEVAKYDQKVVMEALHNCIAHQDYARSGRIVITEEPDRLTFENEGSFFEGQPGDYIAGNKTPRRYRNPFLAQAMTELNMIDTMGYGIHEMHVGQARRYFPMPDYDLSESGMVRMTVHGKVVDPAYSRLLMQNTDLPLMDILALDRVQKQLPVTDEMIKHLRQAKLIEGRKPNLHVSATVAKAAGSKAEYIRTRTQDDAFYAQLITDYLAKFAQATRQEIDTLLIGKLSDALNDEQKRHKIGNLLTKLRRSGRIRNTGSRKAPQWELAE; this is encoded by the coding sequence ATGGATCAGAGTGAATTACAGGTGTTGCTGGATAGCTTGATTGCCACTTGGGAGAACGAGGTGGTTGAGTTCAAGCAGGCTGGAAAAGACTACTCGACCTCAGACATCGGAAAATACTTTTCAGCACTTGCCAATGAGGCCAATCTTAGGGGCTTGGAACGCGCTTGGCTGGTATTCGGGGTAAACAATAAAACGCGCACAGTTGCAGGCACTGACTATCGGCCGGAACCGGATCGTCTGCAAAGCCTGAAGATGCAGATTGCTGAGAATGCCGAACCCAGCATGACCTTCCGTACGATTCACGAACTGCAACATCCAGATGGCCGGGTAATCCTGCTTGAGATTCCGGCCGCGCCACGGGGCATGCCGGTCGCCTGGAAAGGGCACTATTACGCCCGGGCCGGTGAAAGTTTGACTAATCTGACGCTCGATAAGCTGGATGAGATGCGCCAGCAGACCATGGCTATGGATTGGTCTGCACAGGTTGTGGATACGAGCTTTGACCATCTTGATGAACAGGCTGTTCAAATCGCCCGTGATTCCTTTGCCCGTAAGTACGCCAACCGCTTCCCTGAAGAAGAGGTTATGGACTGGCCACTATCGACCTTTCTTGATCGGGCTCATCTTGCACAGGACGGCAAGCTCACCCGTACGGCGCTTCTGTTGCTGGGTAAACCGGAAGCGGCTTATCTGCTGTCACCCCATCCGGCACAGATGACCTGGAAGCTGGAAGGGGTGGACCGTGCCTATGAGCATTTTGGCCCTCCGTTTTTGCTCAATACCTCGACCCTCTACCAGAAGATCAGGAATATACAGGTTCGCCTGTTGCCTGATGATGCGCTGTTGGCTATTGAAGTAGCTAAATATGATCAGAAGGTGGTGATGGAGGCCTTACACAACTGTATTGCTCATCAGGATTATGCGCGCAGCGGTCGCATTGTTATCACTGAAGAGCCTGACCGGCTCACCTTTGAAAATGAGGGCAGTTTCTTTGAGGGGCAGCCCGGCGACTACATTGCTGGTAACAAAACACCTCGCCGTTATCGCAATCCCTTCCTCGCCCAGGCTATGACTGAGTTGAATATGATCGACACCATGGGTTACGGCATCCATGAGATGCATGTCGGTCAGGCGCGGCGCTATTTCCCCATGCCGGATTACGACCTGAGTGAGTCTGGAATGGTGCGAATGACCGTGCATGGCAAGGTGGTTGATCCAGCCTATAGCCGTCTGCTCATGCAAAACACCGATTTGCCGTTAATGGACATTCTGGCGCTGGACCGGGTGCAAAAACAGCTACCTGTGACGGATGAGATGATCAAACACCTTCGTCAGGCGAAGCTCATAGAGGGACGAAAGCCCAATCTGCATGTCTCAGCGACAGTAGCCAAGGCCGCTGGTAGCAAAGCCGAATATATTCGCACCCGTACTCAGGATGACGCCTTTTACGCCCAACTGATCACCGATTATCTGGCTAAATTTGCTCAGGCCACCCGGCAGGAGATAGATACACTGTTAATTGGCAAGCTCAGCGATGCACTGAACGATGAGCAAAAACGCCATAAAATCGGAAATTTACTGACTAAATTGCGCAGATCGGGGCGTATCCGTAATACGGGTTCCCGCAAAGCTCCACAATGGGAACTTGCAGAATAA